A region of the Brachyhypopomus gauderio isolate BG-103 chromosome 11, BGAUD_0.2, whole genome shotgun sequence genome:
TTTGaatttagacacacacacacacataaacctgATTCCACAACTAATGCTTAATTTCTGCTTCTTTTCTTTTACTGTGAAGTTCAGTAAGTCATGAATTCTAATATATAAGTAACTTTTGATGTTGACCGCTCATATTATTTATCATTTTTATAACAGGTTTAAATGGCAAGGAAATAAAACGTCAAAAAACTGTTACAGTAATACTGCAGCTGTTCTGTTAAAGCATGTGCtttatcaacaacaaaaaaagtatatTACCATTAATCCTGATCCTATCCTGTGATGATTCGAATGGATTTAATGTGACCTCtggattttttaaattaaaaccTTTTATCACTGCAAACTGCTTCTTGCTCCCCTATGGCCGGTGCATCGCGGGCTGCCCTGGGCGAACATGTGTTCAGTGCCCTGCTGTGCATCAAGGAGCTGTCACCAGCCTTTAGAACGCCGTGTTTACACAGACCTCCTCCAGCGGCTGTTACTATGGCGTCATTTGCTGTACTCCGAACTGTTATCCTTATAATGATCTGTCTCGCCTCTGCCGTGCGGTGCTGGTGCTGGGCCAACACCTCAGCTTTCTCCGCCGCTGCGCTCCGCAGGCCTCAGCAAGGACCGGAGAAGGTGGCTGACGGCGAGGCAGGAGACGGAGAGAGCGACGGCTGACTGCCGTCATGAAGGAGGACGAGTCCCCCAGCTGGGATGATGGTGCAAAGTCATAGGTGACCCAGGCTCCCATAATCCAGCTGTCATGCTTAACACACAGCTGTGGACATTACACACGGTCTTCCTCGTTCACCCGTCATCTTAGGTTTCCACCTTGCCTGTACATCAGGCATAATATGATGCTCAGCAACCACTTCTCCCCCACAGGTAATTCATGTGGACCCAGTAGTGGACCTTGCCCTACTCCCAAAGGCAGGCTGAGGAACCATGCGCTGCTCAACGCTGGTGATGATTCTGGCTGTTGTGCTGCTGTACCTGGTGATGGGCGCACTGGTGTTCGGGTGGCTGGAAGCATCCCGTGAGAAGTGGGCTTACGACCAGCTGTTCAACTCTCGCCATGCCTTCCTGAGCAACCACACGTGTGTTCAAGAGGACAGTCTCCGCGAGTTCACTCAGGTGCATTTGTGTGCATGGTTAATCATTACTGGCCAACAGTACCAGACCTGTTATCTAacattttcatatatttttatatatagagaggtattaaaaatgtatgtaaagtaCACAGTTTCCAGAGTAACAGGATGTTTTGGACATAagaccttcatcagctgtgcaagcaaagtgcttctgaatgttgacatttttgaagcactttgcttgcacagctgatgaaggaagcgtcctgtttctctggaaactttgtgtactttactacaattttTAACATTGCTACATATCTTACCtcagtacactgcagttacttaaCTTAATTTTTATAGATTCGTATTCTTATACAGCATATGTttatgtgcatatatatatatatatatatatatatatatatatatatatatatatatatatatatatatatgtgtaagaAAATGCACAGTAATTCTTGTAATAGTAGCGTCTGAATCACAAGCATCTTGTGGTGGAAATTTTATGATTTCCCTTTAtgccaggctttcttagtatatatTAATCACATTAGATGTATATGTTAGGGCTcgttgcatatatgtgtgttaatAATGGCTTCAGCAGGCCTCTGATGTGTTTGCCTTCTCTTTGGACGGCCTCGGCTCagtcctaatctgatgttcctctgatgttcctaaactgacctcggtGGAGGCGCCGGCCAGTCCCCCCTAATCTCCACTGGGAAGGGGccacggcgacactcagtccatcatgccatcacgaggatgctgagcgtgtTGTGTCATGCGAGGGGAGAGGCCAATATACATCTGTCAAATCATGTGTTAATTATGTCATGTTTACCCAATCATATTCtgttaatcacctcatgttcacctcgtgaacaccttgtgtgcttatgattaaagtataaaaaatgagaGTTTGGAGAagggaattagctctctttgCAAGcgccttgtgcgtttgtaacaggggtctctTGGCTCTCTGTGGCACACGTcttgtgcgtttgtaacaggggtctctggaactaatccatacttgcttaattaatccatacttgcttaataaatccatgctttgttaaataaatcattgtactttattatcttacccaactgcttctgacttttattgtgcttaccatttaaggatttcagaatttcaaccacagtctcttctctctgctcttctgcGCAGAAAGTGGTCGATGCCATCGAGGCTGGTGTGGATGCTAGAAGCACAGCCAATTACACCAGCAGGTGGGACCTGTCCAACGCCTTCTTCTTCTGTGGGACCATCCTCACCACAATTGGTGAGACAGTGCAACCAGAGAGGATGTGGAGACTTACTGATGCTGTGGCCATGGGATGTTGTAAGTCAAATAGTATTAAAGGTCCGACTCCTCTCCCATTGTACCTCTCAGGTTTTGGGAATCTTTCCCCGAAGACAGAAGGGGGGCAGTTGTTTTGTATCTTCTACGCTTTGGTGGGGATTCCCATGTTTGGGATCCTCTTAGCTGGTGTGGGTGATCACCTAGGCAACATGCTCAGGAGAGCAGTGGCAAAGATAGAGGACTTGTTCCTGGTAAGACCAGTACAGTTATCTAATTTCACAATTTAATTTTCCTCATAAACATTTCATTATTGATTTAATTTTATTACACGAGGACACTGGTAATTTTACAAGCCTACAAATCTTTTTTACAAGGCTACAAAATGGTTTTGCTGATTATCCTATAATGAATACAAGATTACAACCGGAGTAAAACCAACATCATTAAGACCAAGGCAACCGTGAAATTCTTGACTGGTTCCTGTTCCAAGAATATGAGTTCCAGGATGGATTCGCATAATGTCTCTTTCATCTAATCTTCCTGAAAACAGCAGAAGGGTGTGAGCCACACCAGCATCCGGGTCATATCCGCTGTGTTCTccattctgattggctgcttgATCTTCATCGCCTTGCCAACCGTCGTGTTTCAGGAAGTGGAGAAGTGGTCTCTCCTTGAGGCAGGATACTTTGTAGTAATCACGCTGACGACTGTTGGCTTTGGAGATTATGTAGCAGGTACTCAATTATAATTTTAATGTCGTTTGGGGGAAGATAATGCATCTGCACTGGGTTTGCAGGAAGTCTTGAAGTTATTTTCTCCCACCATGCACAACATTCTCTAATTTAGCTAATGCCTACCAGTAATCTGTGTAAGGGGGCCGTTACAGTGCAGCTTTAACAACCTAATTAAGGCTTTGGGGAATAATAATTTAATCCACAGATATACATTCAGATTAGAGCTGTCACAGTATCAGATTTCCACTACACTATTATCATGGCCAGATGAATCTAACATGTCAATATGATCACAACATGTATTGAATATTTGAACAGAATATATACAAGAACACAAGATTATGTCGTGACCATGCGGCTGCTTGGGGTCTGAGTAGAAGCACCAGAGTAAAGCAGAAAGCTGAATATGAACAGCTTACGGTTCCTTCAGCATTACAGACTTTTGGGTTGTGCATTTATGATTTGATCTGTTCATAATTACTCATTGAAGAAAATCTGTTTTTATTGATGGGCTACTAATATTGTGCTAACATAATGCTGTTAATTATTTTGTTTTGCTATTTGAGGCCACAGCTTAGTAGTTGCCAAACCTAGTTGCAAGTCTAGTAAAGTTTCAGGTTTTCCAAGTATTCCATGCTTTGACTAACATGGCATGCTTTGAATATTGTTGGAAggtataacaaaataataatagcagacaaattaatctttaaatgtgtttattCTGTATTTGTTGTTAAATGAATAAACCTTAAAATTAATGGATAGTAAAAAGCCATCCagatgaaaaaataaacaaacgatCCCTAACACCAGCCTTAGTTACTGACACTGGGTTATTTATGATATCAATATGATATCAATATTTCTTTTAAATGTCACGATGATAATCAAAGCTGATTTATTGTGGCAATCCTAAATGAGATATGTGTATTTTAGTCTTGAACTTGAGTATTTACAGCTGAATAAATAGTTACAGACTTGCTGACTACTTCATAAGATATTTAAGGTCCTGCAGCTCAAATAAGCCTTTATATATAAGCCTGTGAAAGGTAGACCAGGCTGAAACTGTGCTTGTCCTCCCCTGATGCTCAGATAATCGGAGAGAAGGAGTCCCGATGTACAAGCCCCTAGTGTGGCTGTGGATTGTGTTTGGCCTGGCCTACTTTGCCTCCATCCTCACTATGATAGGCAACTGGCTCAGGGTGCTCTCCAAGAAAACCAGGGCAGAGGTAGGtctggaactgtgtgtgtgtgtgtgtgtgtgtgtgtgtgtgtgtgtgtgtgtgtgcgtgcgtgcgcgtgcgtgcttTGTTATGTGAAGTCAGCTTgtgcattttaataattaatgcGCCTTGCATGACCATAATCTAAACATTAACCCCTCTATTGTTTTCTGGTTCACTTACATCAACATTCACAGTACAACTGCATATACTAGTACAGCGTACATATTTGTGTCCGTACATATTGTTTTAACTGTTGAACACCTAATGTTAAAGACATAATGACCATAGCACAAAACATATGATTTATGGTTAATTTGGAGTTTAGTTGTAAATAATGAACTGTTTAAAACAACAATTCCCCATTAATTTCACTTATTGCTCCCTTGCCCTAAGATGGAGGAGCTGAGAGCCCATGCCACCGACTGGACCCAAAACATCCAGAACATGTCTATGGACTTCCGCATCCCGGTTCCTCTAGACCTGAATGACCCCTTCCAGCTCCAGCGCAGACGCAGGAGGAGGCGTCACCGTGGTGCCCATCATCGCCACCCTAGGCCGC
Encoded here:
- the kcnk4a gene encoding potassium channel subfamily K member 4 isoform X1; amino-acid sequence: MRCSTLVMILAVVLLYLVMGALVFGWLEASREKWAYDQLFNSRHAFLSNHTCVQEDSLREFTQKVVDAIEAGVDARSTANYTSRWDLSNAFFFCGTILTTIGFGNLSPKTEGGQLFCIFYALVGIPMFGILLAGVGDHLGNMLRRAVAKIEDLFLQKGVSHTSIRVISAVFSILIGCLIFIALPTVVFQEVEKWSLLEAGYFVVITLTTVGFGDYVADNRREGVPMYKPLVWLWIVFGLAYFASILTMIGNWLRVLSKKTRAEMEELRAHATDWTQNIQNMSMDFRIPVPLDLNDPFQLQRRRRRRRHRGAHHRHPRPPVDGLPHGVSLEVEAIRENGHLFVRLPDSQHNAASDTRLYPRFEVRPGSRLTSGHGSRPVSRSELGSQSKPASRSASRPVSESDSRSETPSESWSESDWNSQESGSGPELGENMVSEGDPASLTESCSHLQLASSSCPSSPPGPSLLDFFGENLAYIDESSDTLSDRIKPAGAGPNRPRKPKRRSMRRQLPYRGPPGLHTECSSEFQPPSNPPTPPPPKD
- the kcnk4a gene encoding potassium channel subfamily K member 4 isoform X2 → MRCSTLVMILAVVLLYLVMGALVFGWLEASREKWAYDQLFNSRHAFLSNHTCVQEDSLREFTQKVVDAIEAGVDARSTANYTSRWDLSNAFFFCGTILTTIGFGNLSPKTEGGQLFCIFYALVGIPMFGILLAGVGDHLGNMLRRAVAKIEDLFLKGVSHTSIRVISAVFSILIGCLIFIALPTVVFQEVEKWSLLEAGYFVVITLTTVGFGDYVADNRREGVPMYKPLVWLWIVFGLAYFASILTMIGNWLRVLSKKTRAEMEELRAHATDWTQNIQNMSMDFRIPVPLDLNDPFQLQRRRRRRRHRGAHHRHPRPPVDGLPHGVSLEVEAIRENGHLFVRLPDSQHNAASDTRLYPRFEVRPGSRLTSGHGSRPVSRSELGSQSKPASRSASRPVSESDSRSETPSESWSESDWNSQESGSGPELGENMVSEGDPASLTESCSHLQLASSSCPSSPPGPSLLDFFGENLAYIDESSDTLSDRIKPAGAGPNRPRKPKRRSMRRQLPYRGPPGLHTECSSEFQPPSNPPTPPPPKD